The sequence AATTCCATGGTTGTTGGTCAAGAGGTCCTAGAATAAACTGATTCGGCCAATAAATTCACATCACGACAAGGAGACTCCAATGATCGCATTCGTCACCGGTGCCACCGCCGGATTCGGCTACGCCATCGCGCGCCATTTCGCAAGCAATGGGTGGATGGTCGCCGCCGCGGGACGCCGGGTGGAGAGACTGGAACCCTTGATGAAGGAGTTTGGCGGCAAGATTTTCCCCGTAAAGTTGGACGTCACCGACCGCGATGCCGTGTCCAGGGTAGTGGAAGGTTTGCCTGCCGAGTTTGCCCAAGCCGACGTGCTGGTCAACAACGCCGGCGGTGCGCTCGGCTTGGAGCCCGCTCAGAGGGCGAATCTGGATGACTGGGACCGCATGGTGGACACCAACATCAAGGGCGTGATGTACTGCACGCGGGCCTTCCTTCCCGGTATGGTTGAGCGTAAGCGAGGGCACGTGATCAACATCGGCTCCATCGCCGGCGAATTTCCTTATCCTGGTGGTAACGTTTACGGGGGAGTGAAGGCCTTCGTGCGCCAGTTCAGTTTGAATTTGCGCGCCGATTTGCTAGGCACCGGGGTACGCGTGACGGACGTGGAGCCCGGCCTGACCGGCGGCACCGAATTTTCGGAGGTGCGCTTCAAGGGCGACAAAACCAAGGCCGCCGCGGTCTATGCCGGTACCGATGCCATGACGCCCGAAGACATCGCGGAGATGGTCTACTGGGTGGCCACCCGCCCGGCGAGAGTCAATATCAACACCATGT comes from Betaproteobacteria bacterium and encodes:
- a CDS encoding SDR family NAD(P)-dependent oxidoreductase yields the protein MIAFVTGATAGFGYAIARHFASNGWMVAAAGRRVERLEPLMKEFGGKIFPVKLDVTDRDAVSRVVEGLPAEFAQADVLVNNAGGALGLEPAQRANLDDWDRMVDTNIKGVMYCTRAFLPGMVERKRGHVINIGSIAGEFPYPGGNVYGGVKAFVRQFSLNLRADLLGTGVRVTDVEPGLTGGTEFSEVRFKGDKTKAAAVYAGTDAMTPEDIAEMVYWVATRPARVNINTMSVMATCQAFSPFAIHRN